A window of Paenibacillus polygoni contains these coding sequences:
- a CDS encoding ABC transporter permease, whose product MCFKVKKRISTLVHLVKRDKYLLLMFAPIFLYYVIFMYIPMPGILLAFRNFMPGQGMFSGEWVGLKWFDQFVNSIYFWRLLRNTFLLAFLPLLFGFPIPILFAVCIVEIKNRTFKRFAQTVTYLPHFISTVVVAGMIINFLSPTDGIVNTLIAKLGMEKVNFMMDASWFRTIFTSSDIWQSFGFSSIIYIAAIMGIDQEMYDSGKIDGVNKFQELWHLTLPSIKPTIVILLLLSLGGIMSVGFEKVYLLYNGATYETADVLSTYVYRMGIEGQNYGFATAVGLFNSIITFILVFAANTMTRRLTKMSLW is encoded by the coding sequence ATGTGTTTTAAGGTGAAAAAACGGATATCCACGTTAGTCCATCTAGTGAAACGAGATAAGTATTTGCTGCTTATGTTCGCCCCTATCTTTTTGTATTACGTTATTTTTATGTACATCCCTATGCCGGGTATATTGCTCGCTTTTCGCAATTTTATGCCGGGTCAAGGCATGTTTAGCGGTGAATGGGTAGGCCTCAAATGGTTCGACCAATTTGTGAATTCAATCTATTTTTGGAGACTGCTTCGTAACACGTTTTTGCTTGCTTTTCTACCACTGCTCTTCGGTTTTCCTATCCCCATCCTTTTCGCTGTTTGCATCGTAGAGATCAAGAACCGGACATTCAAACGTTTTGCCCAAACGGTCACGTATCTCCCTCACTTCATCTCGACCGTGGTTGTAGCAGGTATGATTATCAATTTTCTATCACCTACAGATGGCATTGTGAACACTCTCATCGCTAAGCTTGGAATGGAAAAAGTCAACTTCATGATGGATGCTTCCTGGTTCCGTACGATTTTCACAAGTTCTGATATCTGGCAGAGTTTTGGTTTCAGCTCAATTATCTACATTGCGGCCATTATGGGCATTGATCAGGAGATGTATGATTCCGGAAAAATTGATGGTGTGAACAAGTTTCAGGAACTCTGGCATCTAACTCTTCCGAGTATTAAGCCGACCATCGTTATTCTGCTGCTTCTGTCCCTTGGGGGCATTATGAGCGTAGGTTTTGAAAAGGTATATCTGCTCTACAACGGGGCCACCTACGAGACTGCCGACGTATTATCTACTTATGTATACCGTATGGGGATTGAAGGTCAGAACTATGGTTTCGCAACAGCTGTGGGTCTGTTTAACTCCATTATCACGTTTATCCTTGTTTTTGCAGCGAACACAATGACACGGCGCCTGACCAAAATGTCACTTTGGTAA
- the nirB gene encoding nitrite reductase large subunit NirB has product MVKVQERRHLVLIGNGMAGINTVEQILKLAPSTYRITVFGSEPYPNYNRIQLSYVLEKSKAVEDIILNDWNWYLENEIELYTGTTVTHIDTEQKIVKADNGIEVPYDALIIATGSNPFLLPVPGADKEGIVGFRDIADCQNMLHAADQYKKAAVIGGGLLGLEAAKGLLKLGMDVTVVHLFEEIMERQLDHTASLMLQAELESQGLKFATGKQTEEFLGDERVSGIRFSDGTTLDAEFVVMAVGIRPNILLAKESGIAVNRGILVDDYMRTSAPDVYAVGECNEHRGTTYGLVAPLFEQGAVLAKYLCGVETKPYEGSVVSTQLKISGVDVFSAGEFMDAEGLSVVRMHDDWLRIYKKVLLRGGRIVGGVLIGDGKESSRLQQWIRTGTVMTEAIHNAIVGQSAVETGNTAAELADEEIVCGCNGVTKKHIVDAINEKGLTTVEEIKVATSASRSCGGCRPVVEQILQYVLGDKYDSAAAKQEAICSCTTLSRDEVVTAIKEKGLITSKEVRYALEWDNPEGCSKCRPALNYYLGMIWPAEHVDEKDSRFVNERMHANIQKDGTFGVVPRMYGGVTTPDDLRLIADIAVKYNVKLVKVTGGQRLDLLGVKKEDLPKIWKDLGMPSGYAYAKALRTVKTCVGSQFCRFGTKDSMGMGILLEKKFERLDMPAKFKLAVNGCPRNCAESSTKDIGIVGNEGAWEIYVGGNGGIKARLAELLCKVRTDEELLEIVSAFMQYYRETGKYLERTSDWIERMGLESVTEAIVNDLDNRRALAERMEVALAQVKEPWSEILNNSNLRERMFEEISVSTKQD; this is encoded by the coding sequence ATGGTGAAAGTACAAGAACGTCGGCATCTAGTCTTAATTGGCAACGGGATGGCTGGGATCAACACGGTGGAACAGATATTAAAACTGGCGCCCAGCACCTACAGGATCACCGTATTTGGGAGCGAGCCTTATCCCAACTACAATCGTATTCAGTTATCGTACGTGCTAGAGAAGAGTAAAGCAGTAGAAGACATCATTTTGAACGATTGGAACTGGTACTTAGAGAACGAGATAGAGCTGTATACGGGAACGACGGTAACGCATATTGATACGGAACAAAAAATCGTGAAGGCAGACAATGGGATAGAGGTTCCATATGACGCGCTCATTATTGCAACCGGTTCCAATCCATTCTTGCTTCCGGTTCCAGGTGCGGATAAAGAAGGCATTGTAGGTTTCCGAGATATCGCAGATTGTCAGAACATGCTGCATGCAGCAGATCAGTACAAAAAGGCTGCGGTTATTGGCGGTGGCTTGCTTGGACTTGAGGCGGCTAAGGGATTGCTTAAACTGGGGATGGATGTGACAGTAGTCCATCTGTTTGAGGAGATTATGGAACGGCAGCTCGATCATACTGCCTCATTAATGCTTCAGGCAGAACTGGAAAGCCAGGGCTTGAAATTTGCTACCGGCAAACAGACTGAGGAGTTCCTGGGCGATGAACGGGTCAGCGGTATTCGTTTTTCTGATGGAACGACACTGGATGCGGAATTTGTAGTCATGGCGGTAGGGATCAGACCTAATATTCTATTAGCCAAAGAAAGCGGCATAGCGGTGAATCGCGGCATTCTTGTCGATGATTATATGCGTACTTCAGCACCGGATGTATATGCGGTAGGGGAGTGTAACGAGCATCGGGGCACTACTTATGGGCTCGTAGCTCCGCTGTTTGAGCAGGGGGCTGTTCTTGCGAAGTATCTGTGCGGAGTGGAAACGAAGCCATATGAAGGATCTGTGGTATCTACTCAGCTCAAAATATCTGGCGTAGATGTGTTCTCCGCAGGTGAGTTTATGGATGCAGAAGGGCTGTCTGTTGTGCGGATGCATGATGACTGGCTGCGTATTTACAAAAAAGTGCTCTTGCGCGGCGGACGGATCGTCGGCGGTGTTCTGATCGGTGACGGTAAGGAATCCTCCAGACTGCAGCAGTGGATTCGAACAGGCACCGTGATGACAGAAGCTATCCATAATGCCATTGTGGGACAATCCGCAGTTGAAACCGGGAATACGGCCGCAGAGCTGGCGGATGAAGAAATTGTATGCGGCTGTAATGGTGTCACGAAGAAACACATTGTGGATGCCATTAACGAAAAAGGATTAACCACAGTAGAAGAGATCAAGGTGGCAACAAGTGCATCGCGCTCTTGTGGAGGCTGCAGGCCTGTCGTAGAGCAGATTCTTCAATACGTGCTTGGGGACAAATATGATTCAGCAGCGGCGAAACAGGAAGCAATCTGTTCCTGTACCACACTGAGCAGAGATGAAGTCGTTACGGCGATTAAAGAAAAGGGGTTAATTACATCTAAAGAAGTAAGATATGCGCTGGAATGGGATAATCCGGAGGGCTGTTCCAAATGTCGACCTGCGCTGAACTATTATCTGGGAATGATCTGGCCGGCTGAGCATGTGGACGAGAAGGATTCACGTTTTGTGAATGAGCGTATGCATGCGAACATCCAAAAGGATGGAACGTTTGGCGTCGTGCCGCGGATGTATGGCGGGGTAACCACACCAGACGATCTCAGACTTATTGCGGATATTGCGGTGAAATACAACGTTAAGCTGGTTAAAGTAACCGGTGGTCAGCGACTTGACCTGCTTGGGGTTAAAAAGGAGGACCTGCCGAAGATCTGGAAGGACCTTGGCATGCCGTCCGGTTATGCGTATGCGAAGGCACTGCGTACGGTTAAGACCTGCGTGGGATCACAATTCTGCCGATTTGGCACGAAGGATTCAATGGGCATGGGAATACTACTCGAGAAGAAATTCGAGCGGCTAGATATGCCAGCCAAATTCAAGCTTGCTGTAAACGGTTGTCCTCGTAACTGTGCGGAGTCATCGACCAAGGATATTGGGATCGTCGGCAATGAGGGGGCTTGGGAAATTTACGTGGGCGGTAATGGCGGAATTAAAGCCCGACTTGCAGAACTGCTGTGCAAGGTGCGAACAGATGAAGAGCTTCTCGAAATTGTCTCCGCGTTCATGCAGTACTACCGGGAAACAGGAAAATACTTGGAGCGGACCTCGGATTGGATTGAACGGATGGGACTTGAGTCCGTCACCGAAGCAATAGTTAATGATCTGGATAACCGCCGGGCTTTGGCTGAGCGAATGGAAGTCGCTCTGGCGCAGGTAAAGGAACCTTGGAGTGAAATTCTGAATAATTCAAATTTAAGAGAGCGGATGTTTGAAGAGATTAGTGTCTCCACGAAACAGGACTAG
- a CDS encoding polysaccharide lyase family 1 protein, with amino-acid sequence MKRLSFLLLAVVLLVLNFPSLPSTYGAANFPNTGSTGLTGFAGNAKNENGALKSAVTGGKNGQIIYISNLNDLRTQIADTTPIILVIESNISSSTLQKVNFGANKTIVGSYDNHTLTNIHFRSTSSSSNVIFQNLTFVHSANINANDDIQMYITTGSNYWIDHVTFAGHSYSSSGSDLDKLLYIGDNADYITISNSKFANHKYGIILGHPNDGNSSYNGVPHVTIANNYFENLYVRGPGLMRYGYFHIKNNYANNFNQAITIGEKARIYSENNYFGAGAEKGGILDDKGKGEFTDSGSTPALNAPTSPKTNWRPSSNYSYEVRDSNYAREFVTKYAGSSNTTLVFGK; translated from the coding sequence ATGAAAAGGCTTTCATTTCTGCTGCTTGCCGTCGTACTCTTAGTTTTGAACTTTCCCTCTCTTCCCTCTACCTATGGGGCAGCCAACTTTCCGAATACGGGATCGACCGGTCTAACAGGATTTGCCGGAAATGCGAAGAATGAAAATGGCGCTCTGAAGTCAGCCGTAACAGGCGGCAAAAATGGCCAAATTATTTACATTAGTAATCTAAATGATCTTAGGACACAGATCGCTGACACCACACCCATAATTCTTGTTATTGAAAGTAATATTTCGTCTTCCACTTTACAAAAAGTCAACTTTGGAGCTAATAAAACGATCGTCGGCTCATATGACAACCATACACTAACAAACATCCACTTCCGATCTACTTCCTCCTCAAGCAATGTTATTTTCCAGAACCTCACCTTTGTTCATTCTGCTAACATCAACGCAAACGATGATATTCAAATGTATATTACCACTGGGTCAAACTATTGGATCGATCATGTCACTTTCGCGGGTCATAGCTACAGCTCTAGCGGCAGCGATCTAGATAAACTGCTTTATATTGGTGATAATGCGGATTATATTACGATCAGCAATTCCAAATTCGCAAATCACAAATACGGAATTATTCTAGGTCACCCTAATGATGGCAATAGCAGTTATAACGGCGTGCCTCATGTGACGATCGCCAACAATTACTTTGAAAATCTGTATGTCCGCGGCCCTGGACTGATGAGATACGGCTATTTTCATATCAAAAACAATTACGCAAACAATTTCAACCAAGCAATTACGATTGGCGAAAAGGCTCGAATTTACTCAGAAAACAATTATTTTGGCGCCGGTGCTGAAAAAGGCGGCATTCTTGATGACAAAGGCAAAGGGGAATTCACCGATTCTGGCAGCACGCCAGCTTTAAATGCACCTACATCTCCAAAAACGAACTGGAGACCCAGCAGCAATTACAGTTATGAAGTACGGGATTCGAACTATGCACGGGAGTTTGTAACCAAGTATGCTGGTTCCTCTAACACAACTCTTGTTTTTGGTAAATAA
- a CDS encoding class I SAM-dependent methyltransferase, with protein MDSKERFLERVDTYVKYRPSYPVEAVDYLYDTVGISQKSIVADIGAGTGIMSELLLARGSKVIAVEPNADMRQKAEKRLSNNPNFRIQPCPAEETGLDDQSVDAIICAQSFHWFDKQAAKLEFQRILKPKGKVILIWNSRLTEGSEFLTEYEQLLHEYGTDYKEVKHTNITTDQFDSFFKEGTLQLKEFANRQIFDYEGLKGRLLSSSYSPVPGHPKHEPMLHELQSLFDRTQNNNEVYFDYKTQVFWGEV; from the coding sequence ATGGATTCGAAAGAACGATTCTTAGAACGTGTAGATACTTATGTGAAGTATCGGCCTAGTTATCCGGTAGAGGCGGTGGATTACCTATATGATACAGTCGGGATAAGTCAGAAAAGTATCGTAGCTGACATAGGCGCTGGTACCGGAATTATGTCCGAATTATTGCTTGCTAGAGGCAGTAAGGTCATTGCTGTAGAACCTAACGCAGACATGCGTCAAAAGGCTGAAAAACGTCTGTCTAATAATCCAAACTTTCGGATCCAGCCTTGTCCAGCTGAAGAAACCGGACTCGATGATCAATCCGTTGATGCTATCATTTGTGCACAATCTTTTCATTGGTTTGATAAACAGGCCGCAAAACTTGAATTTCAGCGCATTTTAAAGCCGAAAGGCAAAGTAATACTCATATGGAATTCTAGGCTAACGGAAGGAAGCGAATTTCTGACTGAATATGAACAGCTCTTACATGAATACGGTACAGACTACAAAGAGGTAAAACATACGAATATAACAACCGATCAGTTTGATTCATTTTTTAAGGAAGGAACACTGCAACTGAAAGAATTTGCAAACAGGCAAATTTTTGATTACGAAGGTCTAAAAGGCAGACTTCTTTCCTCTTCCTATAGTCCCGTCCCGGGACATCCTAAGCATGAACCCATGCTTCATGAACTGCAGTCTTTATTTGATCGGACTCAGAACAATAACGAAGTTTATTTTGATTACAAGACTCAGGTGTTTTGGGGAGAGGTATAA
- a CDS encoding GNAT family N-acetyltransferase, translating into MRKLQPEDAGLLEKWLSDPEVLEYYEGRDRPHDAELVQRHFYENDDEVYAYIIQYKEVDIGYIQYYAVKSDEAEEMGLSILRGELVYGMDQFIGEVSFWNCGIGTKLLHLMVRYLTSECGVDRIIMDPQTWNQRAIHVYEKAGFRKVNLLPNHEWHEGTYRDCWLMEYSLPKTRESHVT; encoded by the coding sequence ATTCGTAAATTACAGCCGGAAGATGCAGGGCTTCTCGAAAAGTGGTTATCAGATCCGGAAGTACTGGAGTATTATGAAGGACGAGACCGTCCTCATGATGCTGAACTTGTTCAGCGTCATTTTTATGAGAATGATGATGAAGTTTATGCCTATATCATTCAGTATAAGGAAGTAGATATCGGGTACATCCAGTATTATGCAGTGAAGTCCGATGAAGCAGAAGAAATGGGATTATCGATACTCCGAGGGGAACTTGTCTATGGAATGGATCAATTCATTGGTGAAGTATCATTTTGGAATTGCGGAATAGGTACCAAATTACTGCATCTCATGGTTCGTTATTTGACTAGCGAATGTGGAGTTGACCGCATTATAATGGACCCGCAAACGTGGAATCAAAGGGCAATACATGTGTATGAAAAAGCAGGTTTTCGCAAAGTGAACTTGTTACCGAACCATGAATGGCACGAAGGAACATACAGAGATTGTTGGCTTATGGAGTATTCTTTGCCGAAGACCAGAGAGTCGCATGTTACATAA
- a CDS encoding uroporphyrinogen-III synthase, with product MSKDLQNKKIVIAGSQKTDEMAEIIERRGGVPLVRSLQGLTDSDPVEVEEDVRRFIEQGADWFIFTTGIGFEAMIQAAERLNTVSEFEKRLKETKIACRGYKTNAYLKKSGIHPVVCDDDGTIASMIEKLELFDFTDQKVWIQLHGELSSQLHQFIQSKGSMDVQVVLPYRYHAPEQETLASLMNELILREVDAVCFTTRVQVGYLFDYAKEHGREEELKSVFDQDVLAAAVGKVTAEALQDKGVSRIIVPEKERMGALIVEIAHYYEGQQSGIKTD from the coding sequence ATGAGTAAAGATCTTCAGAACAAGAAAATTGTCATTGCCGGGTCGCAAAAAACGGATGAAATGGCTGAGATTATTGAACGAAGAGGCGGAGTCCCTCTTGTCCGATCCCTTCAGGGATTAACGGATTCTGATCCGGTTGAAGTCGAAGAAGATGTTAGGCGTTTTATCGAGCAGGGGGCAGATTGGTTTATTTTCACGACAGGTATTGGATTTGAAGCCATGATTCAAGCTGCGGAGAGACTAAACACCGTATCCGAATTCGAAAAGAGATTGAAAGAAACGAAGATCGCTTGCCGCGGGTACAAAACAAATGCTTATTTAAAGAAATCGGGTATTCATCCGGTCGTCTGTGATGATGATGGAACGATTGCCAGTATGATCGAAAAGCTTGAGTTATTTGATTTTACCGATCAAAAGGTGTGGATTCAGCTTCATGGCGAGTTGTCTTCGCAGTTACATCAATTCATCCAAAGCAAGGGCAGCATGGATGTTCAGGTCGTACTTCCTTATCGTTATCATGCTCCTGAGCAGGAGACGCTTGCATCGCTTATGAATGAACTCATTTTGCGAGAAGTGGATGCTGTTTGTTTCACGACAAGAGTTCAAGTCGGATATTTATTTGATTACGCGAAAGAACATGGACGTGAAGAAGAATTGAAATCCGTCTTTGATCAAGATGTACTGGCTGCCGCTGTCGGCAAAGTAACAGCTGAAGCGCTCCAGGATAAAGGAGTAAGCCGGATCATCGTGCCGGAGAAAGAAAGAATGGGTGCGTTAATTGTAGAGATCGCGCATTACTATGAAGGTCAGCAAAGTGGAATAAAGACGGACTAA
- a CDS encoding LacI family DNA-binding transcriptional regulator, whose product MNLITIKDIAKLAGVSYSTVSKALNGDPRIKPATKQKVLAIAEKHQYRKNILAQQLSTGRSNIIGFVLGELSNPLFSNISGKLHAELKKRGYQMILVVAHDGVDVFSQLRVDGCILWDNALDYQDAFWKKFSALTMPCFVLGTDESLSSPYIKVDRKEGIFKAVEYLNSLGHTRIGFIGNSQNIKLEGYKEALQRTGLNFEEDYVLPAHSSWEDGYFAIRNYSFGVNAPTAFIGLNNLVTRGALRGLLEAGYNVPRDISLIGYDDLPDMQYAEVALSTIGPELDELAVQAAELIVSLIRDEVVDYPIVIQPKLIHRSSTAVYRGELFDE is encoded by the coding sequence TTGAACTTGATAACGATTAAGGACATTGCCAAACTTGCGGGGGTAAGCTATAGCACTGTATCAAAGGCGCTTAATGGCGACCCGAGGATCAAACCGGCGACGAAACAGAAAGTCCTTGCTATTGCCGAGAAACATCAGTATCGAAAAAATATATTAGCTCAGCAGCTCTCTACGGGTAGAAGCAATATTATCGGTTTTGTGCTTGGTGAATTAAGCAATCCATTATTCTCAAATATTTCAGGTAAACTGCATGCGGAACTAAAAAAGCGTGGATACCAAATGATTCTAGTCGTCGCGCATGATGGAGTGGATGTGTTCAGTCAGCTTCGCGTAGATGGCTGTATATTGTGGGACAATGCACTGGATTATCAGGATGCATTCTGGAAAAAGTTTTCTGCTCTTACGATGCCATGCTTTGTACTTGGTACAGATGAGTCGCTGAGTTCTCCTTATATCAAAGTAGATCGTAAAGAGGGAATATTTAAGGCGGTGGAGTATTTGAATTCCCTCGGGCACACACGTATTGGTTTTATTGGTAACTCGCAAAATATTAAGCTGGAAGGATACAAGGAAGCATTGCAGCGTACAGGTCTGAATTTTGAAGAAGATTACGTGCTGCCTGCACATTCCTCTTGGGAGGACGGATATTTTGCTATTCGAAATTATTCGTTTGGCGTGAACGCACCGACGGCTTTTATCGGTCTAAATAACCTGGTAACTCGCGGAGCGCTGCGGGGGCTATTGGAGGCTGGCTATAACGTCCCCCGCGACATTTCGTTAATCGGTTATGACGATTTGCCAGATATGCAGTATGCTGAAGTGGCACTGAGCACCATTGGACCTGAACTGGATGAATTGGCAGTTCAGGCCGCAGAACTCATCGTATCGTTGATTCGTGATGAAGTGGTGGATTATCCGATCGTTATTCAACCAAAGCTGATTCACCGAAGTTCAACGGCAGTATACCGGGGAGAGCTGTTTGATGAATAG
- the nirD gene encoding nitrite reductase small subunit NirD: MEPILNKDEYTFYLIGNVDDFTERLGRVVRLGKEEIAVFKTTDEQIYALENKSPGPRGGTIAEGIISGEVLFDPICDWKISLKDGQVLDPDTGQVRTYPVHVHGNEVRVGLVKNEGGRFHE, from the coding sequence ATGGAACCGATATTGAATAAAGACGAGTATACGTTTTACCTGATAGGCAATGTCGATGATTTCACGGAGAGATTGGGACGGGTTGTGCGTTTGGGTAAGGAAGAAATTGCGGTATTTAAGACAACGGACGAACAAATCTACGCCCTTGAGAATAAGAGCCCTGGGCCGCGCGGAGGCACGATTGCAGAAGGAATTATATCAGGGGAGGTCCTGTTCGATCCGATCTGTGACTGGAAAATTTCGCTGAAAGATGGTCAGGTGCTGGACCCTGATACGGGTCAGGTTCGGACCTATCCGGTTCATGTCCATGGTAACGAGGTAAGAGTTGGGTTAGTCAAGAATGAGGGAGGGCGATTCCATGAGTAA
- a CDS encoding extracellular solute-binding protein translates to MRFKGAGRKSVMAAILAVSLAGCSSAADGGGGSTPSSSEPAFNYTGAGPVTDQPGAKLSILGTNAWTTNVDLSTAAIVKEIEKNAGVEVDWDLIPPQNYADAVNPRLAAGTGLPDIVYLPDQDQLMKYINSGLFIPIDELVEKYGVNLKKIYEKSPSVKASLTTPDGKMYYIPQQTLTRNYMPVFMLNQRWLKKLGLSEPTTLDEFTAMLRKFKTDDPNGNGQADEIPLSMESKFVPMAFGPVFGLDLSNQFYADDQGKVHFSYYEPAYKEYLTYLNGLYKEGLLGVDYASTTSDQVTSRISQDVTGATFNFSWYMSMVYSPLFKDYDPSEPIFKGILPLKGPHGDQFYVGRTPVSGIFGITRDSKNPELAFRFLDYAVSEEAQTYYTWGIKDDTYTEKDGVKTFTDKGKDNEYIQKLGIGPVNLPNIQSTDSADSVVAAWHEKLDKELEPYVREPFPFVYALPEEASVESMSMPDITTYVEEMNFKFISGDTSLDQFDSYIETLKKMNIEQVIAGRQAQYDRYKTAQQ, encoded by the coding sequence ATGAGATTTAAAGGGGCAGGAAGAAAAAGTGTAATGGCAGCGATCCTTGCAGTGAGTCTTGCGGGATGTAGTAGTGCAGCGGATGGAGGAGGGGGCAGTACACCCAGCAGCTCGGAGCCGGCATTTAATTACACCGGTGCAGGACCTGTAACGGACCAACCAGGTGCCAAGCTATCCATCCTCGGGACAAATGCATGGACGACTAATGTGGATCTGTCTACCGCTGCTATTGTGAAGGAAATTGAAAAGAATGCGGGTGTCGAAGTAGATTGGGATCTGATTCCGCCGCAAAATTATGCAGATGCTGTGAATCCAAGACTGGCCGCTGGTACGGGACTACCCGATATCGTATATTTGCCTGATCAAGATCAGCTTATGAAGTACATTAACAGTGGACTTTTTATTCCGATTGATGAGTTGGTGGAGAAGTATGGGGTGAATCTCAAAAAAATATATGAAAAATCTCCTTCCGTTAAGGCCAGTTTAACGACACCAGATGGTAAAATGTACTATATACCTCAGCAAACGTTAACCAGGAATTACATGCCTGTATTCATGCTCAATCAGCGCTGGCTGAAGAAGCTCGGACTGAGTGAGCCTACAACATTGGATGAGTTCACGGCGATGCTTCGCAAATTCAAGACAGATGACCCTAATGGCAACGGGCAAGCAGATGAGATCCCATTATCCATGGAGTCGAAGTTTGTGCCAATGGCGTTTGGACCGGTCTTTGGTCTAGATCTATCTAATCAATTTTATGCGGATGATCAGGGCAAAGTTCATTTTAGCTACTATGAGCCTGCTTACAAAGAATACTTAACTTATTTGAACGGACTTTACAAAGAAGGCCTGCTTGGCGTGGATTATGCGAGTACAACGAGCGATCAGGTGACCTCACGAATCTCACAGGATGTAACGGGTGCAACGTTTAATTTTAGCTGGTATATGTCGATGGTTTATAGCCCGCTGTTCAAGGATTATGATCCGTCTGAGCCAATCTTCAAGGGAATACTGCCATTAAAAGGTCCTCACGGAGATCAGTTCTATGTAGGACGTACCCCGGTTAGTGGTATTTTCGGCATTACACGTGACAGCAAAAATCCAGAACTTGCTTTTCGCTTTTTGGATTATGCGGTAAGTGAGGAAGCACAGACGTATTATACATGGGGAATTAAGGATGATACGTATACAGAAAAGGACGGTGTAAAGACGTTTACGGACAAAGGCAAGGATAATGAGTATATCCAGAAACTCGGTATCGGTCCAGTTAACCTGCCTAACATTCAATCTACTGACTCTGCAGACTCCGTGGTGGCGGCGTGGCATGAGAAACTAGACAAGGAGCTAGAGCCTTATGTTCGGGAACCCTTCCCATTTGTTTATGCTCTGCCAGAAGAAGCGAGCGTAGAAAGCATGTCGATGCCAGATATTACAACGTATGTCGAAGAGATGAATTTCAAATTTATTAGCGGAGATACAAGCCTCGATCAGTTTGATAGTTATATTGAAACATTGAAAAAGATGAATATTGAGCAAGTGATTGCGGGAAGACAGGCACAATATGACCGCTATAAAACTGCACAGCAGTAA
- a CDS encoding carbohydrate ABC transporter permease, with product MQKSRSDRLFYTMIYLLTILAVVVTLYPFLYVVSISFSSVDAIDKQKVMLWPVGFTFSGYKMVLQYRELWVSFYNTLWYTVVGTLLNIVATCLAAFPLSRQKFFLRRRLNFFIAFTMYFSGGLIPVYMLITSLGLYNTRWVMVLPVLVITFNVMICRSAFEGIPNEIFESASIDGANELTMLYRLAVPIIKPTLAVLTLYYAVFHWNNFFSALLYLGKQDMQPLQMFLRRVLIMASPEVMQKMGGTMTSGALAVSTLQVRYVSIVVSILPIVTIYPFIQRYFVKGITLGAVKG from the coding sequence ATGCAAAAATCGAGAAGTGATCGGTTGTTCTACACCATGATCTACCTGCTTACCATATTGGCGGTCGTCGTCACGTTGTACCCCTTCCTGTATGTAGTAAGTATTTCATTCAGCTCGGTAGATGCCATCGATAAACAAAAAGTCATGTTATGGCCAGTAGGTTTTACGTTTTCCGGATACAAAATGGTTCTCCAATACAGAGAGCTATGGGTATCCTTCTATAACACGCTTTGGTATACAGTGGTGGGAACGCTGCTTAATATTGTGGCAACTTGCCTTGCTGCTTTTCCGTTATCCAGACAGAAATTTTTTCTGCGCAGGAGGCTGAACTTTTTTATCGCTTTCACGATGTATTTCTCAGGCGGGCTCATTCCCGTCTACATGCTGATTACATCACTTGGGCTGTACAATACCCGCTGGGTAATGGTGCTGCCTGTACTAGTCATTACGTTTAACGTAATGATCTGCCGCTCCGCATTTGAAGGTATTCCTAACGAGATTTTTGAGAGTGCAAGTATAGACGGAGCAAATGAACTCACTATGCTCTATCGCCTGGCCGTACCCATTATTAAGCCGACACTTGCTGTACTCACCCTCTACTATGCAGTGTTCCATTGGAACAATTTCTTCTCTGCTCTACTATATTTGGGCAAACAGGATATGCAGCCGCTGCAGATGTTCCTGCGAAGGGTACTGATTATGGCTTCCCCTGAAGTGATGCAAAAAATGGGAGGCACAATGACCTCAGGTGCACTAGCTGTCTCTACACTTCAGGTTCGATATGTATCTATTGTGGTCAGTATTCTACCCATTGTTACGATCTACCCTTTTATCCAGCGGTACTTCGTCAAAGGTATTACCCTCGGAGCCGTGAAAGGATAG